From a region of the uncultured Methanobrevibacter sp. genome:
- the purE gene encoding 5-(carboxyamino)imidazole ribonucleotide mutase, translating to MTPKIMIILGSGSDIAIAEKSMDILDKLEIPYSLKIASAHRTPNLVREIVQQGTDAGIEVFIGIAGLAAHLPGTIAAYTPRPVIGVPVDVKTDGLDALDSIIQMPYPSPIATVGIDRGDNAAILAAQFIGLHDDEVHRKVIDLRKEYAKKVIDSNESIIEAIDRPFLNNDFIMVKDLEINKIEGDEENARCKNKDAEVAIIIGRQTDMPVAKKVAAILDRLKITHDMKVVCPIRSNKKFIDYVKCMKNAKIFIGVSSNSSQVTGGIVGLTARPVIGVPCTNENGDDYRLTTVSMPPGVPVATVGINNGKNAAVLSGEILAIDNPEIVQLLDKLKDKKINL from the coding sequence ATGACACCAAAAATAATGATTATTCTCGGAAGTGGATCAGATATCGCTATTGCAGAAAAATCAATGGACATTTTAGACAAATTAGAAATACCATACTCTTTAAAAATTGCATCAGCACACAGAACACCTAATCTTGTTCGTGAAATCGTGCAACAGGGTACTGATGCTGGAATAGAAGTATTTATTGGAATTGCAGGTCTTGCCGCACACCTGCCAGGTACAATTGCAGCATATACCCCCAGACCGGTTATCGGTGTGCCTGTAGATGTGAAAACCGATGGTTTGGACGCATTGGATTCAATAATACAAATGCCTTATCCATCCCCTATTGCAACTGTAGGAATAGACAGGGGAGACAATGCCGCAATATTGGCTGCCCAATTTATCGGATTGCATGACGATGAAGTCCACAGGAAAGTTATTGATTTAAGAAAGGAATACGCTAAAAAAGTGATTGACAGCAATGAAAGCATTATAGAGGCAATCGACAGACCATTCCTCAATAACGATTTTATAATGGTCAAAGACCTGGAAATCAATAAAATTGAAGGGGATGAAGAAAATGCAAGATGCAAAAACAAGGATGCTGAAGTGGCAATCATCATTGGAAGACAGACTGATATGCCTGTTGCCAAAAAAGTGGCTGCAATCCTTGACAGGCTTAAAATCACACATGACATGAAGGTTGTCTGTCCAATCAGGTCAAACAAAAAATTCATAGATTACGTCAAATGCATGAAAAATGCAAAAATATTCATTGGAGTAAGTTCCAACTCCTCACAGGTTACCGGTGGAATTGTCGGCCTTACCGCCAGACCTGTTATTGGTGTTCCTTGTACAAATGAAAATGGTGATGACTACAGGCTCACAACTGTCAGCATGCCGCCTGGAGTTCCTGTTGCAACCGTAGGAATAAACAACGGTAAGAACGCAGCAGTATTATCAGGTGAAATCCTCGCTATTGACAATCCCGAAATTGTACAGCTTCTTGATAAATTAAAAGATAAAAAAATTAACTTATAG
- a CDS encoding UbiD family decarboxylase, with the protein MNLTDENIIEITDELSTEYEISKVLREYPKDTVIVKNVKGYDMPVVTGICNTRDKIAKSINCEVSEITEKIIDAMENPVKVEKFTDFSDYDTLDIDLGKIPILTHYKRDGGAYITAGVVFARDPVTGIQNASIHRMMVLDDKRLVIRIVPRNLYTYFQNAQKAGEDLDIAIAIGMDPAILLASTTSIPIDYNEMEVANAFKNGELELIKCGDLEVPQSDIILEGKISVTETVAEGPFVDLTDTYDIIRDQPIINLSKMHIKKENPAYHAIVPAGFEHKLLQGLPQEPRIYKAVKNAVPTVENVVLTEGGCCWLHAVVSINKQTEGDGKNAIMAALSAHPSLKHCVAVDTDVNIFDAEDVEYAIATRVKGDRDIMIVPNVRGSSLDPVAESDGTTTKIGVDATKSLKTLEKFERVSFGE; encoded by the coding sequence ATGAATCTTACAGATGAAAACATTATAGAAATTACCGATGAGCTTTCAACCGAATATGAAATCTCAAAGGTTTTAAGAGAATATCCTAAGGACACAGTTATCGTTAAAAACGTTAAGGGATATGACATGCCTGTTGTTACCGGTATCTGCAATACACGTGACAAGATTGCAAAATCAATCAACTGTGAAGTGTCCGAGATTACCGAAAAAATCATTGACGCAATGGAAAATCCGGTTAAAGTTGAAAAGTTCACCGACTTTTCAGACTATGATACCTTGGATATTGATTTAGGCAAAATCCCTATTTTAACTCATTATAAACGTGATGGCGGAGCATACATCACTGCAGGCGTAGTGTTTGCACGTGACCCTGTTACCGGCATTCAAAACGCTTCAATTCACCGTATGATGGTACTTGACGATAAAAGGTTAGTAATCAGAATTGTACCAAGAAACCTTTACACTTACTTCCAGAATGCCCAAAAGGCTGGTGAGGATTTGGACATTGCAATAGCAATCGGAATGGATCCGGCGATATTGCTTGCTAGTACAACCTCAATACCAATCGACTATAATGAGATGGAAGTTGCAAACGCCTTTAAAAACGGTGAACTTGAACTTATCAAATGTGGAGACCTGGAGGTTCCACAGTCTGACATTATATTGGAAGGTAAGATTTCAGTGACCGAAACCGTTGCTGAAGGACCATTCGTTGATTTGACCGACACTTACGATATAATTCGTGACCAGCCAATCATCAATTTAAGTAAAATGCACATCAAAAAGGAAAATCCGGCTTACCATGCAATCGTTCCTGCAGGATTTGAACACAAGCTGTTACAAGGACTTCCACAGGAACCTAGGATTTACAAGGCTGTTAAGAATGCGGTCCCTACAGTTGAAAATGTTGTATTGACCGAAGGAGGCTGCTGCTGGTTACATGCAGTTGTATCAATCAACAAGCAGACTGAAGGTGACGGTAAAAACGCAATAATGGCAGCTTTATCAGCACACCCTTCACTCAAGCACTGTGTTGCGGTTGATACTGACGTGAACATATTCGATGCTGAAGATGTCGAGTATGCAATAGCTACACGTGTTAAAGGTGACCGTGACATCATGATTGTTCCTAATGTACGTGGTTCTTCTTTAGATCCTGTAGCTGAAAGTGACGGAACAACCACAAAGATTGGTGTGGATGCTACCAAGTCACTTAAGACATTGGAAAAATTCGAAAGAGTTAGTTTTGGAGAATAA
- the amrS gene encoding AmmeMemoRadiSam system radical SAM enzyme, translated as MLVSRDFYKKSSKTQKIRCEICANYCKITDGNVGVCRQHKNINGELFDESYGIVSSLSPDPIEKKPFNQFLPGTFTYSIGGFGCNMTCLHCQNYMISHEYDKNSRGIKITPEEIVENALKYNCDSIAWTYNEPTIHLPFNKKTSILARMKNLKVVYVSNGYFSDKSIEEVLTFVDAFNIDLKSMSNDFYKKVCGAELDVVLDNLRRIYMEGKHLEITNLIINGHNDSVEEITQLCDFVVDELGPEVPLHFSRAFPYYKMNDISPTNPEILFKAREIAQKKGIKSVYLGNI; from the coding sequence ATGTTAGTGAGTAGGGATTTCTATAAGAAAAGTTCCAAGACACAAAAAATCAGATGTGAGATTTGTGCCAACTACTGTAAAATCACTGACGGCAATGTTGGGGTGTGCAGACAGCATAAAAACATTAATGGAGAATTGTTTGATGAATCATATGGAATAGTTTCATCACTGAGTCCAGATCCAATTGAAAAAAAGCCGTTCAATCAGTTTTTACCGGGAACATTTACCTATTCAATCGGAGGTTTTGGGTGTAATATGACATGTTTGCACTGCCAGAACTATATGATATCACATGAATATGATAAAAATTCTCGAGGTATTAAAATAACGCCAGAAGAGATTGTGGAAAATGCACTTAAATATAATTGTGACTCAATTGCTTGGACCTATAATGAACCTACGATACACTTGCCTTTCAATAAGAAAACTTCTATCCTTGCAAGGATGAAAAATCTCAAGGTGGTCTATGTGAGCAACGGATACTTTTCGGACAAGTCAATCGAGGAGGTCCTGACATTTGTCGATGCATTCAACATAGACTTGAAAAGCATGTCCAATGATTTCTACAAAAAGGTCTGTGGTGCAGAGTTGGATGTTGTTCTGGACAATTTGAGAAGGATTTACATGGAAGGCAAGCACCTGGAAATAACAAACCTCATCATTAACGGCCATAATGATTCAGTTGAAGAGATAACTCAGTTGTGCGATTTTGTAGTTGATGAACTCGGTCCTGAAGTTCCACTTCATTTTTCAAGGGCATTTCCATACTATAAGATGAATGACATTTCACCTACCAATCCTGAAATACTGTTCAAGGCACGTGAAATTGCACAGAAAAAGGGAATAAAAAGTGTCTATTTAGGAAATATTTAA
- the thiL gene encoding thiamine-phosphate kinase, with protein MTLKVSDIGEKELIKYIISNSKDIIPDDTAITRFDSTNLISTCDMLIQSRHFPDNMSYFNMGFKAVTVNVSDLAAMGAEPLGFLLAIALPKSLEVDSFKEIIEGVLRACDYYQIPLIGGDTNEASEIIITGTALGLNDKPVMMDNYGMGDLICLTGDIGLAALGFELDDVNSIYARKALKPEARIKEGMILKEYATSATDITDGLASELYAIKKEDYGFMIYEEMLNITDEYKNLSESLNLDYLDLILNVGEDFELLFTISKENLEKLPIDCMVIGEVTDSDVIELTRENGFVERIENRGYEHYVSE; from the coding sequence ATGACTCTTAAAGTCTCCGATATTGGTGAAAAAGAATTAATAAAATACATTATATCTAATTCTAAGGACATTATTCCGGATGATACGGCAATTACCAGATTCGACTCCACCAATCTGATATCCACATGCGACATGCTAATTCAGTCAAGGCATTTTCCAGATAACATGTCTTATTTTAACATGGGATTCAAGGCTGTAACCGTAAATGTAAGTGACCTGGCAGCAATGGGAGCTGAACCTTTGGGATTTTTACTTGCAATCGCACTGCCAAAAAGTTTAGAAGTGGATTCATTTAAGGAAATCATTGAGGGAGTGTTGCGTGCCTGTGATTATTATCAAATTCCGTTAATTGGCGGAGATACCAATGAGGCATCTGAAATAATAATTACCGGAACCGCCCTGGGACTTAACGATAAGCCTGTGATGATGGATAACTATGGGATGGGTGATTTGATTTGTTTAACCGGTGATATAGGTCTTGCCGCATTGGGATTTGAACTGGATGATGTTAACAGTATTTACGCTCGAAAGGCTTTAAAGCCTGAAGCCCGTATAAAGGAAGGCATGATTTTAAAGGAGTATGCAACTTCTGCAACCGACATCACAGATGGACTTGCAAGTGAATTGTATGCCATAAAAAAGGAAGATTATGGGTTTATGATTTATGAGGAAATGCTTAATATCACTGATGAGTATAAAAATCTATCTGAAAGCCTAAACCTTGATTATCTTGATTTGATTTTAAATGTCGGCGAGGACTTTGAGCTGCTATTTACAATATCAAAGGAGAATTTGGAGAAGTTGCCGATTGACTGTATGGTCATCGGAGAGGTCACCGATTCGGATGTAATTGAGCTGACACGTGAAAACGGTTTTGTTGAGAGAATTGAAAATAGGGGTTATGAGCATTATGTTAGTGAGTAG
- the cfbA gene encoding sirohydrochlorin nickelochelatase: MSDKKTGILLLSHGSRLDDGEEVIKAYKEMYTEEFPDMPVEYGFMEIRKPGIPETINKLTSENDLDKIIVVPVFVAHGLHTKRDIPQILGVESDFDPESISGGHHHHHHGHDHGHDHGHSHGHHHHHHHDHDDEKIEFDGEIVLTDPLGIDTRLYEIIKDRVSDNL, from the coding sequence ATGTCTGATAAAAAAACAGGAATTTTACTTTTAAGCCACGGTTCTAGATTAGATGATGGGGAAGAAGTAATTAAAGCTTATAAAGAAATGTATACGGAAGAATTTCCCGATATGCCGGTTGAATATGGTTTTATGGAAATAAGAAAACCAGGTATACCTGAAACAATCAACAAATTAACAAGTGAAAACGATTTGGATAAGATTATCGTAGTGCCTGTATTTGTCGCACACGGTCTTCACACCAAAAGGGACATTCCGCAGATACTTGGTGTAGAAAGTGATTTCGACCCTGAATCAATCTCAGGTGGTCATCATCACCACCATCACGGTCATGATCACGGTCATGACCACGGACACAGTCATGGACATCATCATCACCACCATCATGACCACGATGATGAAAAAATCGAATTTGATGGTGAAATCGTATTAACTGACCCATTGGGTATTGATACACGTCTATACGAAATAATTAAGGACAGAGTTTCAGATAATCTCTGA
- the cfbA gene encoding sirohydrochlorin nickelochelatase, translating into MDINSKLSNNTGVILVSHGSTLPYAEEVFVEIKDKFIKKTGLAAEIGYMKVSEPTIAGAVEILKDQVDDLDKIIALPVFLAPGIHTNIDIPQLLGLEPLEVDPRCPDGNYPPEHYLSIADDVDFDGEIELLGSIGPRDELLDIIDKRIEEALAESKLDDSAKTGILLVTHGSRLNYNKEFATALYNKFEKTCDLPSSFGFMELCGPSIPESINKLVDENGLERLVVVPVFIAPGMHTTHDIPHILGFLEEHEHSHSHSHSHGHGHDHTHDLTPVDFDGEILYPEPIKADDILIDILISMINENV; encoded by the coding sequence ATGGATATAAATTCAAAGTTATCAAATAATACCGGAGTAATTCTCGTAAGCCATGGAAGTACCCTACCTTACGCAGAAGAGGTATTTGTTGAGATTAAAGATAAATTTATCAAAAAAACAGGACTTGCAGCTGAAATCGGTTACATGAAAGTGTCCGAGCCAACAATTGCAGGTGCTGTGGAAATACTTAAAGACCAAGTGGATGATTTGGACAAAATCATTGCTTTACCTGTCTTTTTGGCTCCAGGAATTCATACCAACATTGATATTCCACAACTATTGGGTCTTGAACCTCTTGAAGTCGATCCAAGATGTCCTGATGGCAATTATCCGCCAGAACATTACTTATCAATCGCAGATGATGTTGACTTCGATGGTGAAATCGAACTTTTAGGTTCAATCGGACCAAGGGATGAACTCTTAGATATAATTGATAAAAGAATTGAAGAAGCTTTGGCTGAATCCAAACTGGATGACAGTGCAAAAACCGGAATTCTACTTGTAACCCACGGTTCAAGATTAAATTATAACAAGGAGTTTGCAACCGCATTATATAACAAATTCGAAAAAACCTGTGATTTACCATCCAGCTTTGGATTTATGGAATTATGCGGTCCAAGCATACCTGAATCCATCAATAAATTGGTAGATGAAAACGGATTGGAAAGATTGGTGGTAGTGCCTGTCTTTATCGCTCCTGGAATGCACACAACTCATGACATTCCACATATCCTCGGATTTTTGGAAGAGCATGAACACTCCCATTCACATTCCCACAGCCATGGACACGGTCATGACCACACTCATGATTTGACTCCAGTGGACTTTGACGGAGAAATATTGTATCCGGAGCCAATCAAGGCTGATGATATTTTAATTGATATTTTAATTAGTATGATAAATGAAAACGTATAG
- a CDS encoding Zn-ribbon domain-containing OB-fold protein, producing MSDTVRTWRHIQQRYNLIGSKCNTCGELFFPSRVVCPNCRRKGDLEPFQFSGKGKIYTFSVIRSAPDDFKKSAPYAVAVIELEEGAKLTSQLVDCDVEDLEIGDDVEMVFRRVREDGEDGVISYGYKFKVIK from the coding sequence ATGTCAGATACTGTAAGAACATGGCGTCATATTCAACAAAGATATAATCTTATAGGTTCTAAATGTAACACTTGTGGAGAGTTATTCTTCCCATCTCGTGTAGTTTGTCCTAATTGTAGAAGAAAAGGAGACCTTGAACCATTCCAATTCTCTGGAAAAGGTAAAATATACACTTTTTCAGTAATCAGATCAGCACCTGATGACTTTAAAAAGTCAGCTCCTTATGCTGTAGCAGTAATTGAGCTTGAAGAAGGTGCAAAATTAACCTCACAATTAGTTGATTGTGATGTAGAAGACCTAGAAATAGGCGACGATGTGGAAATGGTATTTAGAAGAGTTAGAGAAGATGGTGAAGACGGAGTAATCTCCTATGGATATAAATTCAAAGTTATCAAATAA